In Triticum urartu cultivar G1812 unplaced genomic scaffold, Tu2.1 TuUngrouped_contig_604, whole genome shotgun sequence, a single window of DNA contains:
- the LOC125530057 gene encoding polygalacturonase-like has translation MPARRRTSLALLAHLCVSLASAASYSVVDYGAVADGRTDCAGAFLRAWAAACGTEGEGPAAVVVPAGEFLVSRARFSGPCRSGAVAVSIAGTVLAPVPYAGAQLWIVFQNVDGVSVIGGTLDGRGQAYWACRRAGGGSSCPAATRSLTIYRSRNVVIQGLTSVNSAGIHVTVQASTGVAIVDTVVSAPGDSPNTDGIHIKQSSDITIRNAVVGTGDDCISMVEGSSDVWIQGVTCGPGHGISIGSLGDTPEQVAVRNITVKAVTLAGTTNGLRIKSWAKANSGLVDGVAFSDVVMRNVRNPIIVDQNYCPGNVSCPTEGSGIKITNVSYTDVEGTSATPVAVRFNCSPSQPCTGITMRNVWLGYGERRRAAESFCRNAYGVAYGHVVPPSCLAHQEMFCYK, from the exons ATGCCGGCACGACGGCGCACCAGCCTTGCTCTCCTCGCCCACCTGTGCGTGTCGCTCGCCTCCGCGGCGTCCTACAGCGTCGTCGACTACGGCGCCGTGGCCGACGGCCGGACAGACTGCGCAGGGGCGTTCCTCCGCGCGTGGGCCGCGGCGTGCGGCACGGAAGGCGAGGGCCCGGCCGCGGTGGTCGTGCCGGCAGGCGAGTTCTTGGTTTCCAGGGCGAGGTTCAGCGGGCCGTGCAGGAGCGGCGCGGTGGCCGTGAGCATCGCGGGCACGGTGCTCGCGCCCGTGCCGTACGCCGGCGCGCAGCTCTGGATCGTGTTCCAGAACGTGGACGGGGTGTCCGTCATCGGAGGCACGCTCGACGGCAGGGGCCAGGCGTACTGGGCGTGCCGGAGAGCCGGCGGCGGCTCCTCTTGCCCCGCCGCCACCAGG TCGTTGACGATCTACCGGTCGAGGAACGTGGTGATCCAAGGCCTGACGTCGGTGAACAGCGCGGGCATACACGTCACCGTGCAGGCGAGCACCGGCGTGGCGATAGTGGACACGGTGGTGTCGGCGCCGGGGGACAGCCCCAACACCGACGGCATCCACATCAAGCAGTCGAGCGACATCACCATCCGGAACGCTGTCGTCGGTACCGGCGACGACTGCATCTCCATGGTCGAGGGCTCGTCGGACGTCTGGATTCAGGGCGTCACGTGCGGCCCTGGGCACGGCATCAG TATTGGGAGCCTGGGAGACACGCCGGAGCAGGTGGCCGTGCGGAACATCACCGTGAAGGCCGTGACGCTCGCCGGGACGACCAACGGGCTGCGGATCAAGTCGTGGGCCAAGGCCAACAGCGGGCTCGTCGACGGCGTCGCCTTCTCGGACGTGGTCATGAGGAACGTCCGCAACCCGATTATCGTCGACCAGAACTACTGCCCCGGCAACGTCAGCTGCCCCACCGAG GGATCGGGGATCAAGATCACCAACGTGTCATACACGGACGTCGAGGGGACGTCGGCGACGCCGGTGGCGGTGCGGTTCAACTGCAGCCCGAGCCAGCCGTGCACCGGAATCACCATGCGGAACGTTTGGCTGGGCTACGGGGAGCGGCGGCGAGCGGCCGAGTCCTTTTGCCGGAACGCGTATGGGGTTGCGTATGGGCACGTTGTCCCGCCGAGTTGCCTGGCCCACCAGGAAATGTTTTGCTACAAGTGA